A genomic segment from Leptolyngbya boryana PCC 6306 encodes:
- a CDS encoding HAD family hydrolase, giving the protein MKLFQPHKVVLFDHDGTIVDSEIIALKSAWKLTAEVACEFPGAQFYDLPEFIKNFAGKPYQEILAQIYKDSPMALTEADIQHLVLEEENRAIDHLSLEAQATAGTSDVLSELIRQEVEFALVSNSSLRRLRACLVAAQLSDYFTSEHSAEGNCRIFSANDSLPVRRPKPLPDIYLHAARCLGADITSCVAVEDSMSGVKSAIAAGIPIVIGYVGGTHITENERSDRVSALQAAGVQHVIEDMRNLIQLL; this is encoded by the coding sequence ATGAAATTATTCCAGCCGCATAAAGTTGTTCTGTTTGATCATGATGGAACGATTGTTGATAGTGAAATTATCGCGCTCAAAAGCGCATGGAAGCTCACTGCTGAAGTTGCTTGCGAATTTCCCGGCGCACAGTTTTATGATCTACCTGAATTTATTAAAAACTTTGCAGGAAAGCCCTATCAAGAGATTCTGGCGCAGATTTATAAAGACTCGCCTATGGCTCTGACTGAAGCTGATATTCAGCATCTTGTATTAGAAGAAGAGAATCGTGCGATCGATCACCTCAGTCTCGAGGCACAAGCAACCGCAGGAACGTCAGATGTATTGTCTGAATTGATCAGGCAGGAAGTCGAATTCGCACTAGTCAGTAATAGTAGCCTGCGACGGCTTAGAGCTTGCCTAGTTGCTGCTCAGTTGAGCGATTATTTCACGAGTGAACATTCCGCAGAGGGAAACTGCCGAATCTTTAGCGCAAACGACTCTCTTCCGGTTCGACGACCTAAACCCTTACCAGATATTTATCTCCATGCTGCCAGATGCTTAGGTGCAGATATCACAAGCTGTGTTGCAGTTGAGGATTCAATGAGCGGAGTGAAGTCAGCGATCGCTGCTGGAATTCCTATCGTTATCGGCTATGTGGGCGGAACTCATATCACGGAGAATGAGCGCAGCGATCGAGTATCTGCACTACAAGCAGCAGGTGTTCAGCATGTAATCGAAGACATGCGCAATTTGATTCAATTACTATAA
- the galT gene encoding galactose-1-phosphate uridylyltransferase translates to MYSQTLLKPDGRKLTLYSRNAIAENIIAPSPSPEPIQANPHLRWHPLRGEWVCYASHRQGRTFMPPPEYNPLAPTRDPEFPTELPQGNYDVAVFENRFPSMLVTATTAPHEIVETLPANGACEVVVFTQDPQASLASLELDHLELLIQVWGDRTRVLSEVPQIQYVLPFENKGVEVGVTLHHPHGQIYAYPFVPPVPARMGQQQQAYYQSHQRGLLQDLIQQEIADDQRILYRDEVAIAFVPVCARYPYEVWVAPIEPVATLMDLTPEQREGLARALKTVTLKFDGLWQRSFPYLMAWYQAPIDGQAHPEWHLHAEFYPPYRTSDRLKYLAGTELAAGMFANDALPEDKVKELQAVTVHLEERVKI, encoded by the coding sequence ATGTATTCTCAAACTTTGCTCAAACCGGATGGTCGCAAACTGACCCTTTATAGTCGAAATGCGATCGCTGAAAACATCATTGCTCCTAGCCCAAGCCCTGAGCCGATTCAGGCAAATCCTCATCTGCGATGGCATCCCTTGCGCGGCGAGTGGGTCTGTTATGCAAGCCACCGTCAAGGGCGAACCTTTATGCCGCCTCCAGAATACAATCCCCTAGCTCCAACCCGTGATCCTGAATTTCCAACCGAGTTACCCCAAGGAAACTATGATGTCGCAGTGTTTGAAAATCGGTTTCCTTCGATGCTAGTCACAGCAACAACTGCGCCGCATGAAATTGTTGAAACGCTCCCTGCGAATGGTGCTTGCGAAGTTGTTGTCTTCACTCAAGATCCGCAAGCTTCCCTAGCATCGCTGGAATTAGATCACTTAGAGTTGCTCATCCAAGTTTGGGGTGATCGCACTCGTGTGTTGAGCGAAGTTCCTCAGATTCAGTATGTTCTCCCGTTTGAGAATAAAGGAGTCGAAGTTGGTGTTACACTTCATCACCCGCATGGGCAAATCTATGCTTATCCTTTTGTGCCGCCTGTTCCAGCTCGCATGGGACAGCAGCAGCAAGCTTACTATCAAAGCCACCAGCGCGGACTATTACAAGATCTCATTCAGCAAGAAATTGCGGATGATCAACGAATTTTGTATCGGGATGAAGTTGCGATCGCGTTTGTTCCCGTCTGTGCCCGCTATCCTTACGAAGTTTGGGTCGCTCCGATTGAGCCAGTTGCAACCTTGATGGATTTAACGCCTGAGCAGCGTGAAGGGCTAGCAAGAGCGCTCAAAACGGTCACGTTAAAATTTGATGGTTTGTGGCAGCGATCGTTTCCCTACCTTATGGCGTGGTATCAAGCGCCGATAGATGGACAAGCACATCCTGAATGGCACTTACATGCAGAGTTCTATCCGCCTTACCGCACCTCAGATCGACTCAAATATCTAGCAGGCACAGAACTAGCAGCAGGTATGTTTGCGAATGATGCCCTTCCCGAAGATAAAGTCAAAGAACTACAAGCTGTGACAGTCCATCTAGAAGAGAGAGTAAAGATTTAA
- the glf gene encoding UDP-galactopyranose mutase, with translation MFDYLIVGAGFAGSVIAERLASQSGKKVLICDRRNHIGGNAYDHYNDAGILVHRYGPHIFHTNSRDVFDYLSNFTAWRPYEHRVLASVDGLLLPIPINLDTINKLYGLKLTSFQVEEFFASVAEQKDYIRTSEDVVVSKVGRELYEKFFRNYTRKQWGMDPSELDKSVTARVPTRTNRDDRYFTDTYQAMPLHGFTRMFENMLTHPNIKVMLNVDYREIQKVIPYREIVYTGPVDEFFDYRFGKLPYRSLEFKHETHDKPLFQSAPVINYPNEHAYTRATEFKYLTGQEHLKTSIVYELPQAEGDPYYPVPRPENAEIYKKYKAIADATPNVHFVGRLATYKYYNMDQVVAQALATYAKLSERSTWHPEDVQVSPKALAPDQDLSATKKNGGKALTST, from the coding sequence ATGTTTGACTATCTGATCGTGGGTGCTGGCTTTGCAGGAAGTGTAATTGCTGAGCGATTAGCAAGTCAGTCAGGTAAGAAAGTCCTGATTTGCGATCGCAGAAATCATATTGGGGGTAATGCTTACGATCATTACAATGATGCTGGTATTTTAGTTCACCGCTACGGGCCGCACATCTTTCATACCAATTCTCGCGACGTGTTTGACTATCTCTCGAACTTTACAGCGTGGCGACCGTATGAACATCGTGTTCTTGCAAGTGTTGATGGTTTGCTGCTTCCCATTCCTATCAATCTTGATACAATCAATAAGCTTTATGGGCTAAAGCTTACTTCATTTCAGGTCGAAGAGTTTTTTGCATCAGTTGCAGAGCAGAAAGACTATATTCGCACTTCTGAAGATGTGGTTGTGAGCAAGGTTGGGCGAGAACTCTATGAAAAATTCTTTCGTAACTATACCCGCAAACAGTGGGGTATGGATCCATCCGAACTAGATAAATCGGTGACTGCCAGAGTTCCAACTCGAACGAATCGCGACGACCGCTATTTCACCGATACCTATCAAGCAATGCCGCTGCATGGATTTACTCGCATGTTCGAGAACATGTTGACACATCCTAATATCAAGGTAATGCTGAATGTAGATTATCGGGAAATTCAGAAAGTAATTCCCTATCGAGAAATTGTTTATACCGGACCTGTTGACGAATTCTTTGACTATCGCTTTGGTAAGCTCCCTTATCGATCGCTTGAATTCAAACATGAAACACATGATAAGCCTCTTTTCCAATCCGCTCCGGTGATCAATTATCCAAACGAACATGCCTATACTCGGGCGACTGAGTTCAAGTACTTAACTGGACAAGAGCATCTTAAAACCAGTATTGTTTACGAGCTACCGCAGGCAGAAGGCGATCCCTACTACCCGGTTCCCCGTCCCGAAAATGCTGAAATTTACAAGAAATATAAAGCGATCGCAGATGCGACACCGAATGTCCATTTTGTAGGACGATTAGCAACTTATAAGTACTACAACATGGATCAAGTTGTTGCTCAAGCTTTGGCAACCTACGCGAAGCTTTCCGAGCGTTCGACCTGGCATCCTGAAGATGTGCAAGTTTCTCCAAAAGCACTTGCACCCGATCAAGATCTTTCTGCTACTAAGAAAAATGGCGGCAAAGCATTGACATCAACTTAA
- a CDS encoding glycosyltransferase family 2 protein, with product MNIVGRVKLPKSSDISDLYIRCNEAASLDVQENSKRTVLQQGGVVSSSSYFNSFYENYYVKYTSLNSIYYLLKLEGDFRVAIYREVQSGERETILEEKIEQCQLSKPVKLAPINLVQTEKAGRIYLEITCLSTQGIFAAGWIATDQPKEREVSLGIVICTFKKENYVRETLTSLLQDELLQDKSFKVFVSDNGRTLDHNEFNDPRVKLFPNKNAGGSGGFTRGIMEALAEKSSSHLLLMDDDIELESESICRLFAVHEYAKTEFIIAGGLLDLNNKQVLYEAGATYNEDPATKGAFGSLTALNYRIDLSQNASLNQLLVEEDADYGGFWFCSFSRQLVEKLNLPLPLFIKLDDVEFCLRAKMTLGIPIATFPSMAVWHIPASAKNLNWETYYYFRNDLITYAVHFSPSYEHTVSNLTQEIALSLLMPDFDRAQMLIKAFDDYLKGPDWIMSIDPEVVHPSTLKLSRSYENQQNVDLLTNVQLMAQWSSIVDKGRTEWSIASKNWKNAAQELMSHTFWQKYLGLKEPTLSSSIRHSL from the coding sequence ATGAACATAGTTGGTAGAGTAAAACTTCCCAAGTCTTCGGATATTTCCGATCTATATATTCGATGTAATGAAGCAGCATCGCTCGATGTTCAGGAAAATAGTAAACGAACCGTCTTACAGCAGGGAGGAGTTGTCTCTTCAAGCTCTTATTTTAATTCGTTTTATGAAAATTACTATGTCAAATATACCTCGCTTAATTCTATCTACTATCTTCTGAAACTCGAAGGTGACTTTAGAGTTGCGATTTATAGAGAAGTACAGAGCGGTGAAAGAGAGACAATTTTAGAAGAGAAGATTGAGCAATGCCAACTCTCAAAACCTGTTAAGCTTGCACCGATCAATCTAGTTCAGACTGAGAAAGCTGGCAGAATTTACCTTGAAATTACTTGTCTGAGTACTCAGGGCATCTTTGCAGCAGGTTGGATTGCAACAGATCAACCCAAAGAAAGAGAAGTATCACTCGGAATTGTCATCTGCACCTTCAAGAAAGAGAACTATGTTCGAGAAACATTAACAAGTCTCTTACAAGACGAACTTCTGCAAGATAAGAGCTTTAAAGTGTTTGTTTCTGACAATGGCAGAACGCTGGATCATAATGAGTTTAACGATCCGAGAGTCAAGCTCTTTCCTAACAAAAATGCTGGTGGTAGTGGTGGATTTACCAGAGGCATCATGGAAGCTTTAGCAGAAAAGAGTTCCTCTCATCTTCTATTGATGGATGATGATATTGAGTTAGAAAGCGAAAGCATTTGCAGGCTGTTCGCAGTGCATGAGTATGCAAAGACTGAGTTCATCATTGCAGGCGGTCTACTTGATCTTAATAACAAACAAGTCTTGTACGAAGCAGGAGCAACCTACAACGAAGATCCAGCAACAAAGGGTGCATTTGGCTCGTTAACCGCTCTCAATTATAGAATTGACTTAAGCCAAAATGCATCGCTCAATCAATTGCTCGTTGAAGAAGATGCAGATTATGGTGGCTTTTGGTTTTGCTCATTCTCTCGGCAACTTGTCGAAAAACTCAACCTGCCGTTGCCACTCTTTATCAAACTGGATGATGTTGAATTTTGCCTCAGAGCGAAAATGACATTAGGCATTCCAATCGCGACATTTCCTTCGATGGCAGTTTGGCATATTCCTGCCTCTGCTAAGAACTTAAACTGGGAAACTTACTATTATTTCCGCAATGATCTCATTACATACGCTGTGCATTTCTCGCCAAGCTATGAGCATACTGTCAGTAACTTGACGCAAGAAATTGCACTTTCTTTGTTAATGCCAGACTTCGATCGCGCTCAAATGCTCATCAAAGCCTTTGACGACTATCTAAAAGGTCCAGACTGGATTATGAGCATCGATCCAGAAGTCGTACATCCTAGCACGCTCAAACTCAGCCGCAGTTACGAAAATCAGCAAAATGTTGATTTATTGACCAATGTTCAGCTTATGGCGCAGTGGTCTAGCATTGTGGATAAGGGCAGGACAGAATGGTCGATCGCAAGTAAAAACTGGAAAAATGCTGCACAAGAGCTGATGTCTCATACTTTTTGGCAGAAATATCTAGGGTTGAAAGAACCCACACTTTCAAGCTCAATTCGCCACTCGCTTTAG
- the galE gene encoding UDP-glucose 4-epimerase GalE: MSSPTILVTGGAGYIGSHAVLALQQAGYDVLVLDNLSNGHRELVEQTLNVKLIVGDTNDRPLLDRLFSETAISAVMHFAADIAVGESVSNPAKYYRNNVVGTLTLLEAMVAASIKQFVFSSTCALYGIPEFVPITEEHPQAPISPYAMTKWMVERILHDFDVAYGLKSVAFRYFNASGADPDGRLGEDHDPETHLIPLVLLAALGQQKSISILGTDYPTPDGTCIRDYIHVSDLAQAHVLGLKYLLDGGNSNVFNLGNGNGFSVREVIETARQVTGRPIQVIERDRRPGDPPILVGSSEKARQILKWQPQYADLRSILNHAWQWHQKRHAQQPDQITSASEEMSSPSIETLARQ, translated from the coding sequence GTGTCATCCCCAACCATTTTAGTCACGGGTGGAGCTGGTTATATTGGTTCCCATGCTGTTTTAGCCTTGCAGCAAGCAGGCTACGACGTTCTTGTCTTAGATAATTTATCGAATGGACATCGAGAATTAGTCGAACAAACATTGAACGTGAAGCTGATTGTGGGAGACACAAACGATCGTCCTTTACTCGATCGCTTGTTTTCTGAAACTGCAATATCAGCTGTGATGCACTTTGCAGCCGATATCGCAGTTGGTGAGTCAGTCAGCAATCCTGCTAAGTACTATCGCAACAACGTTGTCGGTACATTAACGCTGCTTGAAGCAATGGTGGCAGCATCAATCAAGCAGTTTGTTTTTTCATCCACCTGCGCGCTTTACGGCATTCCAGAGTTTGTTCCGATTACTGAGGAGCATCCCCAAGCTCCGATTAGTCCCTATGCGATGACCAAGTGGATGGTAGAGCGCATCCTGCATGATTTTGATGTTGCCTATGGCTTGAAGTCAGTCGCTTTTCGGTATTTCAATGCTTCTGGAGCCGATCCCGATGGACGATTGGGAGAAGATCACGATCCTGAAACGCATCTGATTCCACTAGTCTTGCTCGCTGCACTAGGGCAGCAAAAATCGATTTCAATTCTGGGTACTGATTATCCCACTCCTGACGGAACTTGCATTCGAGACTATATTCATGTCAGCGATTTAGCTCAAGCGCATGTATTAGGCTTAAAATACTTGCTCGATGGCGGAAATAGTAATGTATTCAATTTAGGCAATGGCAATGGTTTCTCGGTACGGGAAGTGATTGAGACGGCGCGGCAGGTAACAGGAAGACCGATTCAGGTGATAGAACGCGATCGTCGTCCAGGCGATCCGCCGATTCTAGTTGGGAGCAGTGAGAAAGCACGCCAAATTCTAAAATGGCAGCCTCAATATGCTGATTTACGGAGTATTCTGAATCATGCGTGGCAATGGCATCAAAAGCGACATGCTCAACAGCCTGATCAGATAACTTCAGCATCAGAAGAGATGTCTTCCCCGTCTATCGAAACCCTCGCGCGCCAATAG
- a CDS encoding glycoside hydrolase family 2 protein, with protein MKLLGKSLDTTAHSVSSPIAICRQLETGYPRPQLQRSQWINLNGSWKFSFNDQGNWKRPSDISEWTHTIEVPFAPESERSGIGDTNFHPYCWYEREFEVPIDHQRVLLHFGAVDYEASVWVNDHFIGGHEGGHTPFSFDITDFLKPGTTQRVTVLAQDDPHDLAKPRGKQDWLPEPHSIWYPRTTGIWQTVWAECVPETYISKIRWTPHFERWEIGFEASMAGAKCDDLYIKVRLSVDDRLLVNDMYEVVDEDINRRIALSDPGIDDYRNALLWSPEKPTLINAQIQLWHGGFLIDEVKSYTAMRTASIQRDRFMLNGHPYYLRLVLDQGYWTDTLMTPPSDEALRLDIELTKRMGFNGVRKHQKIEDPRFLYWADVMGLLVWEEMPSAYRFTRKAIERITREWEEVLDRDSSHPCIIAWVPFNESWGVPNLAETAAQRHYVQALYYLTKTLDPTRPVIGNDGWESTTTDILAIHDYDSQPDRLAKRYGSEVKLSDLFESQRPGGRILTLDGYPHQGQPIMLTEFGGVAYTRPTDTQADKAWGYDRSSDVCDLQLRYHKLLNVVNRVEMFSGFCYTQLTDTFQEANGLLYADRTPKFEIAAIASATLGHETLTEISECAVQPQCSGAWQS; from the coding sequence ATGAAACTACTCGGTAAAAGCCTCGACACAACCGCTCATTCTGTCTCTAGTCCGATCGCAATTTGTCGTCAACTTGAAACAGGTTATCCTCGTCCGCAACTTCAGCGATCGCAGTGGATAAATCTCAATGGCTCCTGGAAATTCTCCTTCAACGATCAAGGAAATTGGAAACGCCCAAGTGACATTTCGGAATGGACTCACACGATCGAAGTTCCCTTTGCTCCCGAATCTGAGCGAAGCGGCATCGGTGATACTAACTTTCATCCCTATTGTTGGTATGAAAGAGAATTTGAAGTTCCGATCGATCATCAAAGAGTCTTGCTCCACTTTGGCGCAGTTGACTATGAAGCTTCTGTTTGGGTGAATGATCACTTTATTGGCGGTCATGAAGGCGGACATACCCCATTTAGCTTTGACATCACCGATTTTCTCAAACCAGGAACAACTCAACGCGTGACCGTCTTAGCACAAGACGACCCACATGATCTCGCTAAACCTAGAGGAAAACAAGATTGGCTTCCAGAGCCTCATAGCATTTGGTATCCTCGCACAACTGGAATTTGGCAAACTGTGTGGGCTGAGTGCGTACCGGAAACTTACATCTCGAAAATTCGCTGGACACCCCATTTTGAGCGCTGGGAAATCGGATTTGAAGCATCAATGGCAGGTGCAAAATGCGATGACCTGTATATCAAAGTTCGTCTGAGTGTGGACGATCGGCTTCTCGTCAACGATATGTATGAGGTTGTAGATGAGGACATCAATCGCCGGATTGCGCTTTCTGATCCTGGCATTGATGACTATCGCAATGCACTGTTATGGAGTCCTGAAAAGCCGACGCTGATCAATGCTCAGATCCAGCTTTGGCATGGGGGTTTTTTGATTGATGAAGTGAAATCCTACACAGCAATGCGGACTGCGAGTATTCAGCGCGATCGCTTTATGCTCAATGGTCATCCTTATTATCTGCGGCTCGTTTTGGATCAAGGATATTGGACAGATACCTTGATGACTCCTCCGTCTGATGAAGCCTTGCGCCTAGACATTGAACTCACAAAGCGAATGGGCTTTAACGGCGTTCGTAAGCACCAAAAGATTGAAGACCCTCGATTCTTGTATTGGGCAGATGTCATGGGACTTTTAGTCTGGGAAGAAATGCCAAGTGCTTATCGATTTACGCGCAAAGCGATCGAACGCATTACACGAGAATGGGAAGAAGTGCTCGATCGGGACAGTAGCCATCCCTGTATTATTGCTTGGGTGCCCTTTAATGAATCTTGGGGAGTTCCCAACCTTGCCGAAACAGCAGCGCAACGGCACTATGTGCAAGCACTTTACTATCTGACAAAAACGCTTGACCCGACTCGTCCTGTGATCGGTAACGATGGCTGGGAAAGTACCACGACAGACATTCTGGCAATTCATGACTATGATAGTCAGCCTGATCGTCTTGCAAAACGCTATGGTTCTGAAGTAAAACTTTCGGATCTGTTTGAGAGCCAGCGTCCTGGTGGTCGAATCCTTACCCTAGACGGCTATCCTCATCAAGGACAACCCATTATGCTGACTGAGTTTGGAGGCGTTGCCTACACTCGCCCGACTGATACGCAAGCAGATAAAGCCTGGGGCTACGATCGTTCCTCAGATGTGTGCGACCTACAACTGCGGTATCACAAGCTTCTGAACGTGGTAAACCGCGTCGAAATGTTTAGCGGATTCTGTTATACCCAGTTGACCGACACCTTCCAGGAAGCAAATGGCTTGCTTTATGCCGATCGCACTCCTAAATTTGAGATCGCAGCGATCGCTTCTGCAACGCTCGGGCACGAAACACTGACAGAAATTTCAGAATGTGCAGTACAACCCCAATGCAGTGGTGCTTGGCAAAGCTAA
- a CDS encoding mannitol dehydrogenase family protein, translating into MISHISPDALSACTSAESQSSEVAFNKNVADLWNQSPSYNRKALNTGIVHFGPGRFFRAHLARIIHEHLSNQCQDLRWGICGVSLKSRSAIATLQSQNFLYTSTDRYSGDEIHESARVIGSINQIVDGITEQDYVLALMTSPSLHLVTLTVTQAGYCLDQNFNLDLSHESIVHDLNHPDRPTTAIGFIVEALRRRRERDIAPFTTLSCDNLPRNGTILQRAVLTYADQIDPAFADYLINQAAFPNTVVDRIVPQKHESDDQHPYRLLQVRDRAPIVTEPFWQFVVEDKFTSDRPLWEETGVTMTDDITPFLYMKSRFLNAVHSFIACLAVRAGVEYVHQCLKSPEFYSFIRLLMEDIAAATPVPDYMCEQYIEQVLRRLSNEALPDLIARISAETARKLGKYILPILQDAHAQKLNLEHLMLPIAAWMLALQDGISETGTAFHANDKADVIIMAQAGAALSQILGLEKCECTDTLDRYCDRALREIRTRGLSATLRYYSEEPI; encoded by the coding sequence ATGATAAGCCACATTTCGCCGGATGCTTTGTCTGCGTGTACTAGCGCAGAGTCTCAAAGCTCAGAAGTAGCATTTAACAAGAATGTTGCCGACCTTTGGAACCAATCCCCCTCTTACAATCGCAAAGCTTTAAATACAGGAATTGTCCACTTTGGACCAGGTCGTTTCTTCAGAGCACATCTCGCCCGTATCATTCATGAGCATCTTTCTAATCAATGTCAAGACCTAAGATGGGGCATCTGTGGAGTGAGTCTCAAAAGCCGAAGCGCGATCGCAACCTTGCAGTCGCAGAACTTTCTGTATACCTCAACTGATCGATATAGCGGCGATGAAATCCATGAGTCGGCAAGGGTCATTGGCTCAATCAATCAGATTGTCGATGGGATAACAGAGCAAGACTATGTGCTGGCGTTAATGACTTCACCTTCTCTGCATCTTGTTACGCTGACGGTGACTCAAGCAGGGTACTGTCTCGACCAAAATTTCAACCTCGATCTGAGTCACGAATCGATCGTGCATGATCTGAACCATCCTGATCGTCCGACTACTGCAATTGGGTTTATCGTTGAAGCGCTTCGTCGTCGTCGAGAGCGTGATATAGCACCGTTTACTACCCTATCCTGCGACAACTTGCCTAGAAATGGAACTATCTTGCAGCGTGCTGTATTGACTTATGCAGATCAAATTGATCCTGCATTCGCTGACTATCTTATCAATCAGGCAGCATTTCCAAATACTGTAGTAGACCGAATTGTGCCCCAAAAGCATGAGTCGGATGATCAGCATCCCTACAGACTCCTACAAGTTCGCGATCGCGCTCCCATTGTTACAGAACCATTCTGGCAATTTGTAGTCGAAGATAAGTTTACGAGCGATCGCCCCTTGTGGGAAGAAACCGGAGTAACGATGACAGACGATATTACTCCGTTCTTATACATGAAATCGAGATTTCTGAATGCAGTTCACTCTTTTATTGCTTGTCTAGCAGTGAGAGCCGGAGTTGAGTACGTCCATCAATGTCTCAAATCGCCAGAATTTTACTCGTTTATTCGGCTCTTGATGGAGGATATTGCTGCTGCCACTCCGGTTCCTGACTATATGTGTGAGCAGTACATCGAGCAGGTATTACGTAGACTGAGTAATGAAGCACTACCTGATTTAATTGCGCGAATTTCAGCAGAAACCGCTCGAAAATTAGGCAAATATATTCTTCCGATTCTACAAGATGCTCATGCTCAAAAGCTGAATTTAGAGCATCTAATGCTCCCGATCGCCGCATGGATGCTTGCTCTACAAGACGGCATCAGCGAAACGGGCACAGCTTTTCATGCAAATGATAAAGCAGATGTCATCATCATGGCTCAAGCAGGTGCAGCATTGAGCCAAATCCTCGGTCTAGAGAAATGCGAATGTACTGACACTTTAGATCGATACTGCGATCGCGCATTGCGAGAGATTCGGACTCGTGGACTATCAGCGACACTTAGATATTACAGTGAGGAGCCTATTTAG
- a CDS encoding glycosyltransferase family 1 protein, which translates to MSSFNIGLDGYISSSQIRQKQLTDALKTDALKTKEFQASNFDVSEEDAANLNTPDLVCLSHLRWDFVYQRPQHLLSRCASQRRTFFIEEPIFKSSASWRLETSRRECGVWVVVPHLPKGMSQEMVSAMLQTLIDELFEEYSIAAPILWYYTPIALSFTEQLEACCVVYDCMDELSAFKGASKTLREWETKLFKRADVVFTGGQSLYEAKQHQHSNLHAFPSSIDVAHFAQAKSITVDPPDQACIVHPRLGFYGVIDERMNLELVDGIAEARPDWQLVFIGPVAKIDLDSLPQRPNLYYLGSKSYQELPHYIANWDVALLPFALNESTQFISPTKTPEYLAAGKPVVSTSIRDVIRPYGQEGFVHIADRLEDFIEKIELAMQQGQPEHVDAFLAQMSWDQTWAGMMQQVETVILNSRRISNV; encoded by the coding sequence ATGTCCTCATTTAACATAGGATTGGATGGCTATATTAGTTCAAGCCAGATAAGGCAAAAGCAACTTACAGATGCATTGAAAACAGATGCATTGAAAACAAAAGAATTTCAGGCTTCTAATTTTGATGTTTCTGAGGAGGATGCAGCTAATTTAAATACACCGGATCTAGTCTGTTTATCTCATTTACGTTGGGATTTTGTCTATCAACGTCCTCAGCATCTCCTGAGTCGCTGTGCATCCCAACGAAGAACTTTCTTTATTGAAGAACCGATCTTTAAATCGAGTGCATCTTGGCGATTGGAAACCAGCAGACGTGAGTGTGGTGTTTGGGTTGTTGTTCCCCATTTGCCTAAGGGGATGAGCCAAGAGATGGTTTCAGCAATGCTGCAAACCCTGATCGATGAGCTATTTGAAGAGTATAGTATTGCTGCACCAATTCTTTGGTACTATACCCCGATCGCACTATCATTCACTGAGCAGCTTGAGGCATGCTGTGTTGTCTATGACTGCATGGATGAGCTATCGGCATTCAAAGGAGCTTCTAAAACCCTGAGGGAATGGGAGACAAAGCTATTCAAGCGAGCCGATGTCGTTTTTACAGGAGGACAAAGCCTGTACGAAGCAAAACAACATCAGCATTCTAATCTTCATGCGTTTCCTAGCAGCATTGATGTCGCACATTTTGCTCAAGCAAAAAGCATTACCGTTGATCCCCCAGATCAAGCTTGTATTGTTCATCCTCGCTTAGGGTTTTATGGTGTAATCGATGAGCGCATGAACTTAGAGTTAGTCGATGGCATTGCTGAAGCTCGACCTGATTGGCAACTGGTATTCATTGGCCCCGTTGCGAAAATAGACTTAGACTCTCTTCCTCAGCGCCCTAATCTTTACTATTTAGGCAGTAAATCTTATCAAGAATTGCCGCACTATATTGCGAACTGGGATGTTGCCTTATTGCCTTTTGCCTTGAATGAATCAACTCAGTTCATCAGCCCAACCAAAACGCCAGAGTATCTGGCAGCAGGTAAGCCTGTCGTTTCGACTTCGATTCGTGATGTGATTCGTCCCTATGGTCAAGAAGGCTTCGTTCATATTGCCGATCGACTCGAGGACTTTATTGAAAAAATTGAGCTTGCGATGCAGCAGGGACAGCCTGAACACGTTGATGCTTTTCTGGCTCAAATGTCTTGGGATCAGACTTGGGCAGGAATGATGCAGCAAGTTGAGACTGTGATTTTGAATTCTCGGAGAATTTCTAATGTTTGA